The genomic DNA ggaaagattacaagcactgaacttattctctctggagaagagacgcttgataggggatatgatttcaatgtacaaataccatactggtgaccccacaatagggatgaaacgtttccgcgaaagggcatttaaaaagacttgtgGCCATTAAAGGAAAAGCGATCTAACGGGAAGctgcgtagaggattctttacggtaagagcagtaagaatgtggaattctcttccacaagcagtggtttcagcagggagcatagataatttcaaaaaactattaggccccttttacactggggcgttgACGGCATAGCACCGCTATTTTTAATTGGCGCTTTACTGTCGTATTTGCGggggtattcggccactagcggggcgcttttaacccccgctagcggccgaaaaagggttaaaaccaccctcaaagcactgctgcagcagcgctttgccagcggtatagccgcgctgccctattgttttcaatgggcaggagtggtggaggagtggtatacacaccgctcctaagatgctgctagcaggactttttttaccgtcctgccagcgcaccactccagtgtgaaagcactcgggatttcacattgaagagacaggagcggctctttcagggcgttttgcaggcgctatttttagcgccccagtgtgaaaggggtcttaagcacctaaacgaccacaacatacagggatatacgatgtaatattgacataaaagcacacacacacacaggttggacttgtgtcttttttcaaccttaccaactatgtacttttttttttattgttaacaattgtttgctttgcagatacaccattctactgttttactgtactgtatactattatattgtaatgttttattgttactgtgttttattgttaaccattgtttgcttagtacgccattcagctgcagcactgatttgtttattctgacagcaacagggtttgctccacaatacgtaaatcagtgactccagcgctgtaaaatgtgatttcaccaccacagttaaaaaaaagagcatatatggtgAAGCATAGGGGCTGGTGTTGACAGAGGGAGGATTTTCCctttgctttggcatatattttttactctttttttgacacagattgcaataaaaaaagttgttttttgagttaatgttttattgttaactgttTGCTTTGCagctacgccattcagctgcagcactgattttcaTGTGTGGCAAAAATTATATGAATTTTAAAGCACATGTGACTCCTAAACTAAAAAGGAAGaaattgcaaaatgtaaaaagaccCCCTCTCAGGAATGAAAACAAAAGGTAAAAGTAAGAGGTGAATGTCAGTGGGTGTGGTTTGGATGGAGTTAGGCTGAGGCTGCGATTTTTCTGTATTCTGTGGATTACATGGAGTCAAAGCAGACTCCTAGCCTgacctgcaccctcagtggaaCACACAGAATGAGGGACATAGATGCTGGAGCGGAAACCATACATTTGGTTTAGAACTAAACTCCtgttttaaaaaacactggcaggtagggtttttttttacttacagtagAGACATGTGAATGCACATGAATTACGTCATCCCTACCCAGCCAATTAGGATGGCTAAAGACTCCGAATCTGGAAGACTAAGCGACAATAAGAGCACTGGTGATGAGAGGGACTACGGCTGTCTTATCACTGGAGATGGGCATTTAAAAAGTAAGCATTCCGTATTGTGCAAATACACTAAACATCCTTGCACCTTGTACCAAAGGCTCATGAGGGCCCCAACATTCAAAGTGGTTTAGAGTTTCTCCTGTACAGGCAAAGCCCGGGTTTGCTTTGAAGCCTTGCACTGTCCCTGGATGTTGTGACATAATTGAAACTACGTAAGTAAGCCTGAGGTCTTTTATATGCTAGAAcagactatgggggagatttactaaaactagagcactcaaaagctggtgcaactgtgcatggtatccaatcagcttctaacttcagtttgttcagttaaactttcacaataaaacctggaagctgattggttaccatgtagAGCTGCCCCAGCTTGAGTAAATCAGTCCCAGCGTCTCGCAAACTGAGTTGCAACTTCTTAGAGCACCCGACTGCCATAAGCCTTGGTTTGATGGAAGGACGTAGATCGGCGCCTGCACACAGCTGACAGAATACATTTTTCTGTCACATTGTGCCCCGcgctcccgtggcgagttcatgtcggtgaggggcggatttgtacatgttgTGGGCGGATTTATAAATGATGGGCAGCTGGGGGCGGAATTTTTAAAGAtgcccagtgctgcaaaacaaaactttttatgctattctcgacagaacaccggcgaTGTATGATGACGAAAGAGGAAGCTTGGGTGTAACATCTGCAACCTCGACCTTGGAGAGCAATTCCAATGTGTTGTGTGTCAAAGTTGGAagcggtgtttcgtcagatttggcgacctgtcagaatgtgtaaaggaagtgacgttccgtcaccgccatcttgctacacaccGCACTCCACAGTAAGGATAGTGAGAAtgaggaaagcggacatcttgttacaccctccagagttttgcattttacacttatttttaacagtacagtaagtttatatagtgaaatacggtagttagaactccgtctgactggttagatgttgaattttaaaagcagcggctgatctcaggtttgctaatctgacagaagttcgctgcttttaaaattaaacatctaaacattcagacggCGTCCTAAGTACTGTATTCGCTGTATAAACTCACTttaatgttaaaaataagtgtaaaatgcaaaacaccggtgggtgtaacaagatgtccgctttccccttctcagtgAATCCTTACTtcagaggagtgcggggtgtagcaagatggcggcgacgaaacgtcacttccgttacacattctgacgggtcggtcgcctaatctgatgaaacagcgGCAAGCCAGATATGGCAGAGGTGTCAGAACGCGGCTTCTACGCTGCCCTCATTCTCAGCTTCGCAGCCGGAGTGCTGATAGGCTGGCAGGCGAACAGGCAGCGCAGGAAGTACCTGGACTGGAAGAAGAAGAGACTACATGACAAGTTGGTGGAGACACAGAAGAAGCTGGATCTGTCCTGAGCCTTCAGTAGTACTGCTCTGCTCTGTTTTGCTCCGCTCTATGGATCCCTGCTATATGTCAGTACAGGTCAGTGTATCTCTGCATGTCATTACAGCTCCATGTCCGGGTCAGGTCATTGTCCCTGCTGTGACAGGTCGGGGTACTGCAGGCTGCCCCTACGTTTTTTCTCAATAAGACATCGGATTAATGTCTAGTCCATAGATTACAAACCTGACAACCAGAACACAGGATGGTGTAACTGTTTTTGAAATGAACTGGTTCTTTACCCACAGTTGCCTATACTCCTACCTTCCACTCTCCTGCTGCTCTGTTTGGCAGTTGGGAGTGCAGAAATGAAGCCACTTGTAAGTGTCAGGCCTCCACTTGAGGCTTAACATAtaactaaagcccctttcacatgagaaGCCCGAAAAGATACACCTGTCtgttttttcaggtggatctgagcaGGCCACCCagtgacttgtatgggcaggcgggtgtcagcagagatgtgtccgatgacacccgcctgccatctgatCCAACAAGATCAGCTGAAAACAGACGGCGAGCacatcagatgaaaacggacatgctgtctgttttatccgatctccccatagagaacagcggggctctgacaggtccattcctgcacagtgagcagagacggacctgtcatcggcCGGATCAACGGAACGATCCCCGCTGAGTTAGCCGAGTTCGCTGAGCGGAtctaccccatgtgaaaggggcctaaaggcaaaacttttttgtttttagttttggacagagtggagagtgattagaaTGCCTAttaggtttttgttgctgtctgtggcccTGGTAGGGAAATTCACACTGTCTATctagtcctgtttaccattactaTAGAAAGTAAAaatcacattttgggttgtccccagaaaagtaatagagaggggaaatcttccaacggggccACTGGTTCCGGTGACCTCAAAGTattccctttatttgcagggatatgggacaggaaatttaaaggatatgttcaACTTTTACCCACTTTCCACCCgtaggacgtccatggatgtcctcagcTTTCATCAGTAGTTAtattgggatgatgcctgcacctacaggcatcatcctggtatggaTCTTTTCAGCCGGGGATTCCCTTTCTAACAGAAGTGATTAGAGTTGCTAATT from Aquarana catesbeiana isolate 2022-GZ linkage group LG04, ASM4218655v1, whole genome shotgun sequence includes the following:
- the MTLN gene encoding mitoregulin produces the protein MAEVSERGFYAALILSFAAGVLIGWQANRQRRKYLDWKKKRLHDKLVETQKKLDLS